The following are encoded together in the Salvelinus alpinus chromosome 29, SLU_Salpinus.1, whole genome shotgun sequence genome:
- the LOC139559403 gene encoding uncharacterized protein has protein sequence MFCRSSLDKALNGYMPDVDLLRVSETYANFSPLTAPLVTTMEMSADVPLVESTFGPVQAGSVLSYQLPQPKTREIVKIADAPSPPILPLDGYRLQASQCAYVLSHQEQFHLKALETTYEMSHKVEVATREQSSSPEWHQLRKMRITSSRFREVCHVRGETSADHQAERMFKGSGMQTMEMKRGLAMEPVAVQEYCTLKNVTFFPCGFVVPPDAPWLGSSPDGIIFDPSVRPHFGLLEVKCPNVPSYVDCPYLKIQNGELKLKRSHAYYWQVQGQILLTGCSWCDFVICAQEDILVERIYKDLQVSKTIREMVDHFYFYHYLQKCLSRT, from the coding sequence atgttttgcagaAGTTCTCTCGACAAAGCACTCAATGGATACATGCCTGACGTGGACCTTCTCCGCGTCTCAGAAACGTATGCCAACTTTTCCCCACTTACTGCCCCTCTTGTGACAACAATGGAAATGTCAGCTGACGTGCCCCTGGTTGAATCCACCTTCGGGCCAGTGCAAGCCGGCAGTGTTCTGTCCTATCAGCTTCCACAGCCAAAGACCCGTGAAATTGTGAAGATTGCCGATGCCCCTTCTCCACCAATACTTCCATTAGATGGCTACAGGCTTCAGGCTTCCCAGTGTGCTTACGTCCTTAGCCATCAGGAGCAGTTCCACCTCAAGGCATTAGAGACAACCTACGAGATGTCACACAAAGTCGAGGTTGCTACAAGGGAGCAGAGCAGCAGCCCGGAATGGCATCAGCTCAGGAAAATGAGAATAACATCCTCTCGTTTCCGAGAGGTTTGCCATGTTCGGGGAGAGACCTCAGCTGACCACCAAGCTGAGCGGATGTTCAAGGGATctggtatgcagaccatggagatgaagagggggctagccatggagccagtggctgtacaggaGTACTGCACACTGAAGAATGTTACATTCTTTCCGTGTGGCTTCGTAGTGCCCCCAGATGCTCCATGGTTAGGATCCTCTCCAGATGGCATCATATTTGATCCCAGTGTAAGACCACACTTTGGACTCTTAGAGGTCAAGTGCCCAAATGTACCAAGTTATGTTGACTGCCCTTACCTGAAGATACAGAATGGAGAGCTGAAGTTGAAGAGATCTCATGCTTACTACTGGCAGGTGCAAGGTCAAATCCTTCTCACAGGTTGTAGCTGGTGTGACTTTGTCATCTGTGCACAGGAGGACATCCTAGTTGAAAGGATATATAAAGATCTACAGGTTTCAAAAACTATAAGAGAGATGGTTGACCACTTTTATTTTTACCACTACTTGCAGAAGTGTCTATCTCGCACCTGA